A region of the Deinococcus radiopugnans ATCC 19172 genome:
CACGCCGAGGCCAGCAGCGCCACGTTCTTTGAGATCGTCACAGCCCTGGGGGCGCTGCTGTTCGCGCAGGCCGGAGTCGACCTGGCAGTGATGGAGGTGGGCCTGGGAGGCCGCCTGGATTCCACCAACGTGCTGGACCCGCTGCTGAGCGTACTGACCAATGTGGCACTGGACCACACCGAGATCCTGGGCCACACGCTGGAGGCCATCGCCGCCGAGAAGGCCGGGATTCTGCGGGCGGGTCGCCCCGCCGTGACGGGGGTGGCGGCGGCGCTGTTACCGCCCCTGCGGGACACTGGCGCGGACCTGTGGGCGCTGGGTCAGGAGATAGAGATGCGGACCCGTTCGCTGGGCTGGCAGGGTGCGGAGGTGGCCCTGACGCTGCCGAAGGCTGCCGTGGGCTTTCACACCCCGCTGCTGGGCGCGCACGGGGCACGGAATGCGGCGCTGGCGGCGGCGGCGGCGGTGCGACTGGGTGTGGGCCAGGAAACCATTCGGTCAGGCGCGGCGGCCGCACGCTGGCCCGGACGGCTGGAAAGGCTGCCGTGGCGCGGCGGGAGCATCCTGCTGGACGGCGCGCACAATCCCGACGGTGCGCGGGCGCTGGCCGCCACACTGCGTGAGCTGGCTCTGCCCCCGCTGCCCCTCATCTTCGGTGCAGCGGGCGATAAGGATGTGGACGGGGTGGTCGAGGCGCTGCGTCCGCACGTTTTGCATTCGGTCCTGACTCAGGCGGCCCTCAGCCCAAGAGCGGCGGCGGCGGCTGACCTTGCTCCGCTGTTCACGGGCCTGCCCGTCACCCTGACCCGCTCCCCACAGGAGGCGCTGAACGCGCTGAGTGCCCTGGGTGGCCCGCTGGCACTGGCCTGCGGCAGCCTGTACCTGATCGGCGAGTTGCGCCCGTTGCTGCTGGGCGAGGCGGGTGAGGAGCGAGAACGCTGGCAGTAGTGCGGTCTCACGGGTAGGGTGGTTTTACTCGCCCCCCGTCTCGGCGCGGTAGGCCGCCTGCACCTTCGCCAGTCCCGGCGCGAGGGCCAGGGCACGCAGCAGCGGCCCACTGAGCTTCAGCTTTCCGGCGGTGATGGCCGCCACCGGATTCAGCTCGCCGCGCCAGAAGGCGTGGGCCGTCTCGCCGCTCATGGCGAAGGTCAGATCGCTGCTGGCGTCGCGGGCGCTCTGGCCCCGGCTGAGGCTGGCCGCGTGACCGTCACGCCCGTCCACCCGCAGCCAGGCATCTGGGGCATGGATGGCGAAGGTCAGCGCCAGCCGTCCCTGCACGGGGCCAGGATCGGCGGCTTTCTGGAAC
Encoded here:
- a CDS encoding bifunctional folylpolyglutamate synthase/dihydrofolate synthase produces the protein MSDNHLSWLFARQRFGIHPGLERVRALLARLGDPQEAFQTVLVGGTNGKGSTAAVLASILQADGRRTGLFTSPHLTRFTERFQVNGQEVSSEIVEAALDHVRPHAEASSATFFEIVTALGALLFAQAGVDLAVMEVGLGGRLDSTNVLDPLLSVLTNVALDHTEILGHTLEAIAAEKAGILRAGRPAVTGVAAALLPPLRDTGADLWALGQEIEMRTRSLGWQGAEVALTLPKAAVGFHTPLLGAHGARNAALAAAAAVRLGVGQETIRSGAAAARWPGRLERLPWRGGSILLDGAHNPDGARALAATLRELALPPLPLIFGAAGDKDVDGVVEALRPHVLHSVLTQAALSPRAAAAADLAPLFTGLPVTLTRSPQEALNALSALGGPLALACGSLYLIGELRPLLLGEAGEERERWQ
- a CDS encoding SCP2 sterol-binding domain-containing protein; the protein is MSPLPFQNGEELEDLLTRVFQKAADPGPVQGRLALTFAIHAPDAWLRVDGRDGHAASLSRGQSARDASSDLTFAMSGETAHAFWRGELNPVAAITAGKLKLSGPLLRALALAPGLAKVQAAYRAETGGE